The Triticum aestivum cultivar Chinese Spring chromosome 7B, IWGSC CS RefSeq v2.1, whole genome shotgun sequence genome window below encodes:
- the LOC123156354 gene encoding cation-chloride cotransporter 1 isoform X3, giving the protein MLAEYLGDHLLYPFYLDCRYGRHMAGACFSLILWCLYIFNWLIIKCHCNKWGNEGMLDILLLVGGGPYYLIGRALGPEVGVSIGLCFFLGNAVAGSMYVLGAVETFLDAIPSAGLFQESVTVVNNTLLNGTATAGTATISTPSLHDLQVYGVIVTILLCFIVFGGVKIINKVAPAFLIPVLFSLLCIYLGVFIAPRHNAPKGITGLSLTSLRDNWGSEYQRTNNAGVPDPNGSIYWDFNALVGLFFPAVTGIMAGSNRSASLKDTQRSIPIGTLSATLTTTAMYLFSVLLFGALSTREELLTDRLLTATVAWPAPVVIYIGIILSTLGAALQSLTGAPRLLAAIANDDILPVLNYFKVSEGAEPHAATLFTALICIGCVIIGNLDLITPTITMFFLLCYAGVNLSCFLLDLLDAPSWRPRWKLHHWSLSLVGALLCVVIMFLISWSFTVISLALASLIYYYVSLKGKAGDWGDGFKSAYFQLALRSLRSLGANQVHPKNWYPIPLILCRPWGKLPENVPCHPKLADFANCMKKKGRGMSIFVSTIDGDYHELAEDAKTACHQLEAYIEYKRCEGVAEIIVAPSMSEGFRSIVQTMGLGNLKPNIVVVRYPEIWRRENLTEIPSTFVSIINDCIIANKAVVIVKGLDEWPNEFQRQYGTIDLYWIVRDGGLMLLLSQLLLTKATFESCKIQVFCIAEEDTDAEELKTDVKKFLYDLRMHAEVIVVTMKSWESHVESSSSGAQPDDSQEAYTSAQRRISTYLSEMKETAQREGRPQMVDGKQVVVNEQKVDKFLYTMLKLNSTILRYSRMAAVVLVSLPPPPLNHPAYFYMEYMDLLVENVPRMLIVRGYRRDVVTFFT; this is encoded by the exons ATGCTTGCAGAATATCTTGGGGATCATTTATTATATCCGTTTTACCTG GATTGTAGGTATGGCAGGCATATGGCAGGCGCTTGTTTTAGTCTCATTCTGTGGTGCTTGTACATTTTTAACTGGCTTATCATTAAGTGCCATTGCAACAAATGGGGCAATGAAGGTATGCTGGACATTTTGCTACTGGTG GGTGGTGGACCATATTATCTCATTGGCCGTGCGCTTGGTCCTGAAGTTGGAGTTAGTATTGGATTGTGTTTCTTTCTTGGAAATGCGGTTGCTGGGTCCAT GTATGTTCTAGGTGCTGTAGAAACCTTTTTGGATGCCATTCCTTCTGCAGGATTGTTTCAAG AGAGTGTAACAGTGGTGAACAATACATTATTAAACGGTACAGCAACAGCTGGCACGGCGACTATATCGACACCCAGCTTGCATGACCTTCAAGTATATGGTGTTATTGTGACCATACTGCTCTGTTTTATTGTATTCGGTGGTGTCAAAATCATCAACAAGGTTGCACCTGCCTTCTTAATACCAGTACTCTTTTCACTGTTGTGCATATATCTTGGTGTCTTCATTGCACCAAGACACAATGCTCCAA AGGGGATCACTGGGTTGAGTCTAACCTCACTCAGAGACAACTGGGGTTCAGAATATCAACGTACAAACAATGCAGGAGTTCCTGATCCAAATGGTTCTATATATTGGGATTTCAA TGCTTTGGTAGGTCTCTTTTTCCCAGCAGTTACTGGAATTATGGCTGGCTCAAATCGATCTGCTTCACTGAAAGATACACAACGTTCAATACCAATTGGAACATTATCTGCAACTCTCACAACAACTGCTATGTACTTGTTTTCTGTGCTGCTGTTTGGAGCCTTGTCCACAAGAGAAGAGCTTCTAACTGATAG GCTTCTTACTGCTACAGTGGCATGGCCTGCTCCAGTAGTGATTTACATTGgtattatcctgtccactttaggTGCAGCACTGCAGAGTTTGACAGGGGCTCCAAGGTTACTAGCAGCAATAGCAAATGACGACATCCTTCCAGTCCTTAATTACTTTAAGGTTTCTGAAGGAGCCGAACCTCACGCAGCAACTTTATTCACAGCATTAATCTGTATTGGATGTGTGATTATTGGGAACTTGGATCTGATTACACCCACTATCACTATGTTCTTTCTGTTGTGCTATGCTGGTGTGAACTTGTCGTGCTTTCTGCTTGACTTACTTGATGCTCCTAGTTGGCGCCCTCGATGGAAACTTCACCACTGGAGTCTTTCACTTGTTGGTGCATTACTTTGCGTTG TCATCATGTTTTTGATCTCTTGGTCTTTCACTGTTATCTCCCTTGCCCTTGCAAGCCTCATCTATTACTATGTGAGCTTAAAAGGGAAGGCTGGAGATTGGGGAGATGGGTTCAAGAGTGCATATTTTCAGTTGGCATTGCGGAGTCTCAGGTCGCTAGGAG CAAACCAAGTTCATCCTAAGAATTGGTACCCCATTCCTCTGATATTATGCCGCCCTTGGGGTAAACTTCCAGAGAATGTCCCTTGTCATCCAAAACTTGCTGATTTTGCCAATTGTATGAAGAAGAAGGGCCGTGGTATGTCAATATTTGTCTCAACAATTGACGGTGATTATCACGAACTGGCTGAGGATGCTAAGACTGCCTGTCATCAGCTGGAGGCCTACATTGAGTACAAACGCTGTGAGGGTGTTGCGGAGATAATTGTAGCACCTTCAATGTCTGAGGGCTTCCGTAGCATTGTTCAGACGATGGGCCTTGGTAATTTGAAGCCGAATATTGTTGTGGTGCGGTACCCTGAGATTTGGCGCCGTGAGAATCTGACAGAGATACCATCAACCTTTGTCAGTATAATAAATGATTGCATCATTGCTAACAAGGCAGTTGTTATTGTGAAGGGTCTTGATGAGTGGCCTAATGAGTTCCAGAGACAGTATGGTACTATTGACCTCTACTGGATTGTGAGAGATGGAGGATTGATGCTTCTTCTGTCTCAGCTCCTGCTCACAAAAGCGACCTTTGAAAGCTGCAAGATCCAAGTCTTCTGCATAGCGGAAGAGGACACTGATGCTGAAGAGCTAAagactgatgtcaagaagttcttGTATGATCTTAGGATGCACGCCGAGGTCATTGTCGTGACTATGAAGTCATGGGAATCTCATGTGGAGAGCAGCAGCAGTGGTGCTCAGCCAGATGATTCCCAAGAGGCTTACACAAGTGCACAGCGCAGGATCAGCACATACCTTTCTGAGATGAAGGAAACGGCACAAAGAGAAGGACGGCCGCAAATGGTGGATGGGAAGCAAGTTGTGGTGAACGAGCAAAAGGTCGATAAATTCCTCTATACAATGTTGAAGTTGAACTCGACGATACTCAGGTACTCCAGAATGGCAGCTGTGGTGCTAGTGAGCCTCCCTCCGCCACCGCTGAATCACCCTGCATACTTCTACATGGAGTACATGGATCTGCTTGTAGAGAACGTCCCACGGATGTTGATAGTTAGGGGATACAGAAGAGATGTTGTCACGTTTTTTACTTGA